The following proteins come from a genomic window of Coriobacteriia bacterium:
- a CDS encoding HD domain-containing protein, with product MSIADRRIVATAFDSPDWKASADALFQATGATVSVMDFEACAPLSGAGRCSYCLLAADGSVMTPASCFDVCPSSDAGPGRIVCRAGLPVLYAPLERAGTTVGHVALAGFVTSTRERRGRYESLLGRGSSEDTARRAMKSLPVLARHQAESFLLLAVASAKTVLEAAVEHAAATERIEELRLFVSAGHHVVSHAHLDSGALGEITEEAVALVGGDAGAILRPRGVALEVIARTPGWRGGLGATVPRASTASGRAAETRRTVVAPGNGGSATLAMPLALSETVLGVLEVRLPASAYPVSQDRIARLSRFGQFISIAIEREDERVAVERAMAGYTQLNGLAAALGGQTDIASVAQLLLGVVEKSFTYDLAGLVLTGWGEDRLEVAVGGMVPTVALGEVLSQVCGRQIESEPFATERFVTVHGELTDGEDDADWALAVASLRHGDLDVGYLFIARMDGERYGAQDNALLEGIAAHGGPAFGRSALFSRIRDDYAKTIAALSVTLDLGEHAVSGHSGRVMQYAMEIGIELGLGHEAVEQLRFAGLLHDVGKSGVPEEILLKPSRLTTDEFELAKKHAEMGASIIDQIEFLKSLAPIILHHHERWDGKGYPQGIKGDGIPLLARVLAVADAFDAMTSVRTYASKLTLKQAKEELEAGTGTQFDPRVVAAFFDVLDRMALAGGTGLLAYSEVFGSPELPA from the coding sequence GTGTCCATCGCAGACAGAAGGATCGTCGCTACGGCATTCGATTCCCCGGACTGGAAGGCATCTGCGGACGCCCTGTTCCAGGCCACGGGAGCGACCGTGTCGGTGATGGACTTCGAGGCATGTGCCCCGCTGTCCGGGGCGGGCCGCTGCAGCTACTGCCTGCTCGCCGCTGACGGGTCGGTCATGACCCCGGCTTCATGTTTTGATGTCTGCCCATCCTCGGACGCCGGTCCCGGTCGCATCGTCTGCCGTGCCGGACTGCCCGTGCTGTACGCGCCACTCGAGCGTGCGGGGACGACGGTGGGACACGTTGCCCTTGCGGGTTTCGTGACCTCGACACGCGAACGGCGCGGTCGGTATGAGTCGCTGCTCGGTCGCGGTTCGAGTGAGGATACGGCGCGGCGCGCCATGAAGTCCCTTCCGGTCTTGGCGCGCCATCAGGCCGAGTCCTTCCTCCTGTTGGCGGTTGCGAGTGCCAAGACCGTGCTCGAGGCCGCCGTCGAGCATGCGGCGGCGACCGAGCGGATCGAGGAGCTTCGGCTCTTCGTTTCAGCGGGTCACCACGTGGTGTCCCACGCTCACTTGGACTCAGGTGCCCTGGGCGAGATCACCGAAGAGGCGGTCGCGCTCGTCGGTGGCGACGCTGGTGCCATTCTGCGACCTCGCGGAGTTGCGCTTGAGGTCATAGCCCGCACGCCCGGATGGCGGGGTGGGTTGGGGGCGACCGTGCCGAGGGCATCCACGGCCTCGGGACGAGCGGCCGAGACGCGGCGCACCGTGGTTGCACCGGGCAACGGCGGTTCCGCAACGCTGGCGATGCCACTCGCCCTTTCTGAGACAGTACTCGGAGTTCTTGAGGTCAGGCTGCCGGCCTCAGCGTATCCCGTCTCTCAGGACCGCATCGCCCGCCTCTCACGCTTCGGACAGTTCATCTCGATCGCTATCGAGCGGGAGGACGAACGGGTCGCCGTCGAGCGAGCCATGGCGGGGTACACACAGCTCAACGGGCTGGCTGCCGCCTTGGGCGGTCAGACCGACATCGCTTCTGTGGCGCAGCTGCTCTTGGGCGTCGTGGAGAAGTCGTTCACGTACGATCTGGCCGGCCTTGTGCTCACCGGATGGGGCGAGGACCGTCTTGAGGTCGCCGTAGGCGGCATGGTGCCCACGGTCGCCCTGGGCGAGGTGCTCTCTCAGGTCTGCGGTCGCCAGATCGAGTCGGAACCGTTCGCGACCGAGCGCTTCGTCACCGTGCACGGTGAGCTCACAGACGGCGAGGACGATGCGGACTGGGCTCTGGCTGTGGCCTCGCTTCGTCACGGGGATCTGGACGTCGGGTATCTCTTCATCGCCCGGATGGACGGGGAGCGCTACGGTGCTCAGGATAACGCGCTGCTCGAGGGTATCGCCGCGCACGGCGGGCCGGCGTTTGGCCGGTCGGCTTTGTTCTCGCGTATCCGCGACGACTACGCCAAGACGATAGCGGCGCTCTCGGTCACCCTTGACCTGGGTGAACACGCCGTGAGCGGTCACTCGGGTCGGGTCATGCAGTACGCGATGGAGATCGGAATCGAGCTTGGGCTTGGACACGAGGCCGTCGAACAGCTGCGATTCGCCGGCCTGCTGCACGATGTGGGCAAGAGCGGTGTGCCCGAGGAGATTCTGCTCAAGCCGAGTCGACTCACCACAGACGAGTTCGAACTTGCGAAGAAGCACGCCGAGATGGGCGCTTCGATCATCGACCAGATCGAGTTCCTCAAATCGCTCGCGCCGATCATCCTTCACCACCACGAGCGGTGGGACGGCAAGGGCTATCCTCAGGGCATCAAGGGCGACGGCATTCCACTGCTTGCGCGCGTTCTGGCCGTCGCTGATGCGTTCGACGCGATGACGAGTGTGCGCACGTACGCGTCCAAACTCACCCTGAAACAGGCGAAGGAGGAGCTGGAAGCGGGGACGGGCACGCAGTTCGATCCGCGTGTCGTCGCGGCCTTCTTCGATGTTTTGGACCGCATGGCCCTGGCAGGTGGCACCGGACTACTGGCCTACAGCGAGGTGTTCGGGAGCCCTGAGCTGCCCGCATAG
- a CDS encoding LytTR family DNA-binding domain-containing protein: MLKALVVDDEAPARSELRFLLGEAGGVEVVGEAGNAMEALQLIKAIPYDVIFLDVQMPGLSGVQLAETLSAHPRPPAIVFVTAHSEHAVKAFEVKATDYLVKPVELERLKQAITRLTPVSEQALARVDRVLVEKAGKKLLISVEDILFIMAKDDYSYLHTANERYLSTMSLASLESKLEPAGFFRIHRRYLVNLSCVKEVVPMYGGTLLLTLTGEGGAQIPVSRRRVPALKKALGM; encoded by the coding sequence ATGCTCAAGGCACTTGTGGTCGATGATGAGGCGCCCGCCCGCTCGGAGCTGCGGTTCTTGCTGGGCGAAGCGGGTGGTGTCGAGGTGGTCGGCGAGGCTGGCAACGCGATGGAAGCGCTGCAGCTTATCAAGGCCATCCCCTACGACGTGATCTTCCTCGATGTCCAGATGCCTGGTCTGAGCGGCGTGCAGTTGGCAGAGACGCTGTCGGCGCATCCACGACCGCCGGCCATTGTGTTCGTCACTGCGCACTCAGAACACGCCGTGAAGGCCTTCGAGGTCAAGGCGACAGACTACCTCGTCAAGCCGGTGGAACTGGAGCGGCTGAAGCAGGCGATCACGCGCCTGACGCCGGTGTCGGAGCAGGCGCTGGCTCGCGTGGATCGCGTCCTTGTGGAGAAGGCCGGGAAGAAACTGCTCATCTCGGTGGAAGACATTCTCTTCATCATGGCGAAGGACGACTACAGCTACCTGCACACGGCCAACGAGCGCTACCTGTCCACGATGTCACTCGCGAGCCTGGAGTCCAAACTCGAGCCAGCCGGCTTCTTCCGAATCCACCGGCGCTACCTCGTGAACCTGTCGTGCGTGAAGGAAGTCGTGCCGATGTACGGCGGCACGCTCCTGCTCACGCTCACCGGCGAGGGCGGGGCTCAGATCCCGGTGTCGCGTCGCCGCGTTCCCGCGCTGAAGAAGGCGCTGGGGATGTAG
- a CDS encoding GNAT family N-acetyltransferase, with the protein MTREARSEELASLWPAVRSAHLMGTQREFAAFHEAGAWRVRVSDRGDVIVLEAWRDRGDVLAIRALCAPAARIAGLVDQAATIAASRGYRRVMSPLIQEGAAAPYRRCGMGDLEGLVAFTVAAGGVARGRTPRAHPPEAATPTDVEALERIDVECFGAFWRHGPEEFGRMLATDHVRVVRDDAGVAVGYAASTLLGSTVSVSKLAVIPGARRRGVATALLCDADRWALRCGALGISLCTQESNYAGRTAYEAAGFRTDAHRYLLLVRDV; encoded by the coding sequence ATGACCCGGGAGGCACGCTCCGAGGAGCTCGCGAGCCTGTGGCCAGCGGTCCGGTCGGCGCACCTCATGGGGACGCAACGGGAGTTCGCCGCGTTCCACGAGGCAGGTGCGTGGCGCGTGCGCGTCTCAGACCGAGGCGATGTCATCGTCCTCGAGGCGTGGCGCGACCGAGGGGATGTACTGGCGATACGGGCGCTGTGTGCCCCCGCCGCTCGGATCGCCGGTCTTGTGGATCAGGCCGCGACGATCGCAGCGTCGCGTGGATACCGTCGAGTCATGTCGCCGCTCATACAGGAGGGCGCAGCCGCTCCCTACCGTCGGTGCGGGATGGGCGACCTTGAGGGCCTGGTGGCGTTCACCGTTGCCGCTGGTGGCGTTGCGCGCGGTCGGACGCCCCGGGCACACCCACCGGAGGCGGCCACGCCCACCGACGTCGAGGCGCTTGAACGCATCGACGTCGAGTGCTTCGGTGCGTTCTGGCGACACGGCCCCGAGGAGTTCGGGCGAATGCTCGCCACCGACCACGTGCGTGTGGTGCGAGATGACGCAGGGGTGGCGGTCGGCTACGCGGCGTCGACGCTCCTCGGCTCGACCGTGTCGGTGAGCAAGCTCGCGGTCATCCCTGGTGCCCGGCGCAGAGGCGTTGCGACCGCGCTCCTGTGCGATGCGGACCGGTGGGCGCTCAGGTGCGGGGCGCTCGGGATATCGCTCTGTACGCAGGAGAGCAACTACGCTGGGCGAACTGCGTACGAGGCAGCCGGATTCCGCACAGACGCCCATCGCTACCTGCTGCTCGTGCGCGATGTCTGA
- a CDS encoding HAMP domain-containing sensor histidine kinase — protein MRPWSLRGWLLFVSVLFAVLVVGGVALTTYVIVSDGMQSVAVETTENVASTAKAIAQDIATAAETDPQVLMLDPDQRALEVRALMSSRLPERLAAAGLAGARFALFTDDDKLLWASTPEAIEPAGSIAREAAILSGLPRRSTSEQGDFLSGLINRAGLGVTVVHVPIEVSDDRVGVLDVSYDPVIEERVIDRIRLPMMVLALSAMLVMAFLMQTSMTWVLNLVDELRRAADSIDAGRLDERLPELGDNEIGALARSINQLIERLGRRAEAQSRFVADASHELATPVAGIRGYTSILRAWGADDPKVQEESIDAIDRESRRMARLTSDLLNLLHADQGLRLNTQKLDLNAVARDRIAATASRFLDRGIEFEGPLEESLLMVGDPGRIEDVLTILLDNAAKYTSAGGRIALMTSRRRDMVTIVVSDTGKGIPAEDLPRLFDRFFRSDSARAAGEGGFGLGLAIAKSLLDNMNGTIAVESEIGVGTTFLITLPRGRI, from the coding sequence ATGCGACCCTGGTCACTCAGGGGCTGGCTTCTGTTCGTCTCGGTGTTGTTTGCCGTCCTCGTGGTCGGGGGCGTAGCTCTGACGACGTACGTGATCGTCTCGGATGGCATGCAGTCTGTCGCGGTTGAGACGACCGAGAACGTCGCATCGACTGCTAAGGCGATCGCTCAAGACATCGCCACTGCTGCCGAGACGGACCCGCAGGTGCTCATGTTGGACCCGGACCAGCGTGCGCTCGAGGTGCGCGCACTCATGTCCTCGCGCCTGCCGGAGCGCTTGGCCGCCGCCGGCCTTGCGGGTGCGCGATTCGCGCTGTTCACCGATGACGACAAGCTGCTGTGGGCTTCGACGCCAGAAGCGATCGAGCCCGCGGGCTCGATCGCTCGCGAAGCGGCTATTCTGAGCGGGCTGCCGCGGCGTTCCACAAGCGAACAGGGCGACTTCCTAAGTGGGCTGATCAACAGGGCCGGCCTTGGCGTCACGGTCGTACACGTGCCCATCGAGGTGTCTGATGATCGCGTGGGGGTGCTGGACGTCTCGTACGATCCCGTCATCGAAGAGCGGGTGATCGACCGGATCCGGCTGCCGATGATGGTGCTTGCCCTCTCGGCGATGTTGGTGATGGCGTTTCTCATGCAGACGTCGATGACATGGGTTCTCAATCTGGTCGACGAACTCCGCCGCGCTGCCGATTCGATCGATGCGGGAAGGCTCGATGAGCGGCTACCGGAGCTTGGGGACAATGAGATCGGCGCGCTTGCGCGCTCGATCAACCAGCTGATCGAGCGGCTCGGAAGACGCGCTGAGGCTCAATCGCGGTTCGTGGCCGACGCATCGCACGAGCTTGCCACGCCGGTCGCAGGTATCCGCGGCTACACGAGCATCCTTCGTGCCTGGGGTGCTGATGACCCCAAGGTGCAAGAGGAGTCCATCGATGCGATCGACCGCGAGTCTCGGCGGATGGCCCGACTGACCAGCGACCTGCTGAATCTGCTTCATGCCGACCAGGGTCTGCGTCTGAATACACAGAAGCTCGATCTGAACGCTGTTGCCAGAGACCGGATCGCTGCCACCGCCAGCCGGTTCCTCGATCGGGGTATCGAGTTCGAGGGACCCCTTGAAGAGTCGTTGCTCATGGTGGGCGACCCCGGTCGCATCGAGGACGTGCTGACTATCCTGCTCGACAACGCGGCCAAGTACACGTCTGCGGGCGGCCGCATCGCTCTTATGACCTCACGTCGTCGTGACATGGTGACCATTGTCGTGAGCGACACCGGCAAGGGAATCCCGGCGGAGGACCTGCCGCGTCTGTTCGACCGCTTCTTTCGCAGTGATTCGGCCAGAGCCGCAGGAGAAGGCGGGTTCGGACTGGGGCTTGCGATTGCCAAGAGCCTGCTGGACAACATGAACGGGACGATCGCGGTCGAGAGCGAAATCGGAGTAGGTACCACGTTCCTGATCACGTTGCCCCGCGGTCGAATCTGA
- a CDS encoding diguanylate cyclase: MVHNQQGTNGRGFGAVQPLIIHVPDRCSECWGCARHCPARAIRVIDGRTEIIEERCVKCGACVTECGNGARIIRDDLGLVRELLEGETPVVMLLASEYIAALHPLEPTQVEVSLCALGFEHIETTVVGEEIVAAAYEQVHATDAVHPPRLRSTCPVAVDWVRFFHPALTGALVPLVPPYIAQSRVIRDKHHTEVAIVYASPCWARKDEALAAEYVDVVIGFDELRKLVAEGAHAINDGCEPGPLAHRKELSATDGFPRRTLQKSNLTDRGVAVVRGLRDIDRFLTAISRGEVFPEVVDMLSCESCIDGPCVNAGVSVFAKRNIDLAERERMLPPRDVLRLDRPTVDLRRSFSPDPAMRVEPSDAEIDQALAAGEFFTRNDALDCGACGYDTCIEHAASVCLGNSSWDACFPLARRRLTRERERLESEAVTDDLTGLFNRRAFNLRLEEEVGRSRRYGNDLALIMLDLDGFKGVNDTQGHAAGDTLLRSVGVLLKSELRATDIAFRYGGDEFALVLAATTESDAWVVAEKLRTLLGSMVSHTEHGMRVSATASLGVAAFGPSITDPQGLLSAADAALYRAKRRGRNRVELASRVQTH, encoded by the coding sequence GTGGTTCACAACCAGCAGGGGACGAATGGGCGGGGTTTCGGCGCGGTGCAGCCGCTGATCATCCACGTCCCGGATCGGTGCAGCGAGTGCTGGGGATGCGCGCGCCACTGCCCTGCACGCGCGATTCGCGTGATAGACGGCCGCACCGAGATCATCGAGGAGCGATGCGTGAAGTGCGGAGCGTGCGTCACCGAATGCGGCAACGGTGCACGCATCATCCGAGACGATCTTGGCCTGGTCCGTGAGCTCCTTGAGGGCGAGACTCCCGTTGTCATGCTTCTGGCCAGCGAGTACATCGCGGCGCTGCATCCGCTCGAGCCCACGCAGGTAGAGGTTTCGCTGTGCGCGCTCGGCTTCGAGCACATCGAGACCACCGTGGTCGGCGAGGAGATCGTCGCCGCGGCGTACGAACAGGTGCACGCTACCGATGCGGTCCATCCTCCTCGGCTGCGTTCGACGTGTCCGGTGGCGGTGGACTGGGTTCGTTTCTTCCACCCTGCGCTCACCGGGGCTCTCGTTCCCTTGGTGCCACCCTACATCGCCCAGTCGCGCGTGATCCGCGACAAGCATCACACAGAGGTGGCCATCGTCTACGCGTCTCCCTGTTGGGCCCGAAAGGACGAAGCGCTTGCAGCTGAATACGTCGACGTTGTGATCGGCTTCGATGAGCTGAGAAAGCTCGTGGCGGAAGGGGCGCACGCCATCAACGACGGCTGCGAGCCCGGGCCGCTTGCGCATCGCAAGGAGCTCTCGGCAACCGACGGGTTCCCGCGCCGCACTCTTCAGAAGAGCAACCTCACGGACCGCGGCGTAGCTGTGGTGCGCGGGCTGAGGGACATAGACCGATTCCTGACGGCAATCAGCCGCGGTGAGGTCTTCCCCGAGGTGGTGGACATGCTGAGCTGCGAGAGCTGCATCGACGGACCGTGTGTCAATGCCGGGGTATCCGTGTTTGCCAAGCGCAACATCGATCTCGCGGAGCGAGAGCGTATGTTGCCTCCGCGGGACGTCTTGAGACTCGACCGCCCGACGGTGGACCTGCGTCGCTCCTTCTCGCCGGATCCTGCGATGAGGGTCGAGCCGAGCGACGCCGAGATCGATCAGGCCCTGGCCGCAGGTGAGTTCTTCACCCGCAACGACGCACTAGACTGCGGCGCCTGCGGCTACGACACCTGTATCGAACACGCAGCCTCCGTCTGCCTCGGCAACTCGTCGTGGGACGCGTGCTTCCCGCTGGCGCGCAGGCGGCTCACGCGCGAGCGCGAGCGTCTCGAGTCCGAGGCGGTCACAGACGACCTCACCGGCCTGTTCAATCGGCGAGCTTTCAACCTGCGCCTTGAGGAAGAAGTCGGTCGCTCCAGGCGATACGGGAACGACCTCGCATTGATCATGCTCGATCTCGACGGCTTCAAGGGCGTGAATGACACGCAAGGTCACGCGGCCGGCGACACGCTGCTGCGTTCGGTCGGGGTGCTGCTGAAGTCGGAGTTGCGCGCTACGGACATCGCCTTCCGTTACGGGGGCGACGAGTTCGCGCTGGTGTTGGCTGCCACCACCGAGTCTGACGCATGGGTCGTGGCGGAGAAGCTACGGACGCTTCTGGGCTCGATGGTCTCGCACACGGAACACGGTATGCGGGTGAGTGCCACAGCATCTCTGGGCGTGGCGGCGTTCGGGCCGTCGATCACGGATCCCCAAGGGTTGCTCTCGGCAGCTGACGCCGCGCTGTATCGCGCGAAACGTCGCGGTCGCAACCGCGTCGAACTGGCGAGTCGGGTACAGACCCACTAG
- a CDS encoding sulfite exporter TauE/SafE family protein: MAGAFVAVGIGFVSGVLSGMFGIGGGIITTPAIRFFTDASALVAVGTPLPVILPSAITGAASYARRGLADVRAGVVVGLAGSLTAVAGAWATRLVGGSVVLVGTALLIVWAAADMTIQIYRPPREDADAHNVPNTGGRALKLAAIGVLTGAYSGFFGLGGGFVLVPLLTRWLRYPIKVAIGTSLVAVALLAVPGTITHALLGNIDWAIAAGLTVGVIPGALVGARISAGAADRRLRIGFALLLLTMALWLGASEVGALL, from the coding sequence ATGGCCGGCGCGTTCGTTGCGGTGGGCATCGGGTTCGTCTCAGGGGTCTTGTCCGGCATGTTCGGCATCGGCGGGGGCATCATCACGACGCCCGCGATTCGGTTCTTCACCGATGCCTCCGCCCTGGTGGCGGTCGGAACGCCGCTGCCGGTCATTCTGCCCAGCGCGATCACCGGGGCGGCTTCCTACGCGCGGCGGGGGCTCGCTGATGTGCGTGCCGGAGTGGTCGTTGGCCTCGCGGGCTCTTTGACCGCCGTCGCGGGAGCGTGGGCGACCCGGCTCGTCGGTGGTTCGGTGGTGCTCGTCGGCACGGCTCTTCTGATCGTCTGGGCGGCAGCGGACATGACGATCCAGATCTACCGGCCCCCACGTGAGGATGCCGATGCGCACAACGTCCCGAACACCGGCGGGCGCGCCCTCAAGCTCGCGGCGATCGGGGTGCTCACCGGCGCCTACTCGGGCTTCTTCGGTTTGGGCGGCGGATTCGTGCTCGTTCCCCTTCTGACGAGATGGCTCAGGTACCCCATCAAAGTGGCGATCGGGACATCACTGGTCGCCGTCGCACTCCTGGCGGTGCCGGGAACCATCACGCACGCGCTGCTGGGGAACATCGATTGGGCGATAGCGGCCGGCCTTACGGTCGGCGTGATACCCGGCGCACTGGTCGGCGCGCGGATCAGTGCGGGCGCCGCCGATCGTCGACTACGCATCGGATTCGCCTTGTTGCTGCTGACCATGGCCCTGTGGCTGGGCGCAAGTGAAGTGGGCGCGTTGCTGTGA
- a CDS encoding QueT transporter family protein, which produces MTRTRYVAQAGVIAAVHVTLSFITMQTLTVFSWGPIQFRLSEAFTVIACFTPAAIPGLTLGTAMANLTNLTVLGPLALLDVVFGSCATAIGAMWTWRFRQKRALALAGPVVANALIVPAYLPWLLKGLGLYQIPALGINLEQSWLGMYLFGVVAVGVGEAFVVYGLGWPLLAALDRLGLREVLKREA; this is translated from the coding sequence TTGACCCGCACCCGCTACGTCGCCCAAGCCGGGGTGATCGCCGCCGTACACGTGACGCTGTCGTTCATCACCATGCAGACGCTGACCGTGTTCTCCTGGGGACCGATCCAGTTCAGGCTCAGCGAGGCTTTCACCGTGATCGCGTGTTTCACGCCCGCCGCGATTCCGGGTCTGACGCTGGGCACCGCCATGGCCAACCTCACGAATCTTACGGTGCTCGGACCGCTGGCACTGCTCGACGTGGTCTTCGGTTCATGCGCCACGGCGATCGGGGCCATGTGGACATGGCGTTTTCGCCAGAAGCGAGCCCTCGCGCTGGCCGGTCCGGTGGTGGCGAACGCCCTGATCGTGCCCGCCTACCTTCCGTGGCTGCTGAAGGGACTGGGTCTGTATCAGATCCCTGCGCTAGGCATCAACCTTGAACAGTCGTGGCTGGGGATGTATCTGTTCGGTGTCGTGGCAGTAGGCGTCGGTGAGGCGTTCGTGGTATACGGTTTGGGGTGGCCGCTTCTTGCCGCGCTGGATCGGCTTGGCCTTCGCGAGGTGCTCAAGCGCGAAGCGTGA
- a CDS encoding DsbA family protein, with product MSDTPDREHDHNDESRESVTPRVLVFFDYACPFCYLDWPRFKRMRSEHAVELFLVPFELRPTLDARGVSMEAFGGGHSERVEEHMQLMAREGDLLLASPGFMPNTHLALSLGEFARDGGPQVHELVHEALFAAYNGHAADIGEMDVLVRIAQECGLSAEEARGALDAGTYDERLHQFRHMALSFGIEATPAALICNELLIGSRPYRVLEESLRHCLVDERTITAQAAP from the coding sequence ATGTCTGACACCCCGGACCGTGAGCATGACCACAATGACGAGAGCCGTGAGTCGGTGACGCCGCGGGTTCTGGTGTTCTTCGACTACGCCTGTCCGTTCTGCTACCTGGACTGGCCACGCTTCAAGCGTATGCGCAGCGAGCACGCAGTCGAACTGTTCTTGGTGCCGTTCGAGCTGCGACCTACGCTCGACGCGCGGGGAGTATCGATGGAGGCGTTTGGCGGCGGGCATTCGGAGCGCGTCGAGGAACACATGCAGCTCATGGCCCGCGAAGGCGATCTGCTCCTTGCGTCGCCCGGGTTCATGCCCAACACCCACCTCGCGCTCTCATTGGGTGAGTTCGCACGCGACGGGGGGCCACAAGTTCATGAGCTCGTTCACGAGGCGCTGTTCGCTGCCTACAACGGTCACGCTGCCGATATTGGGGAGATGGATGTTCTCGTGCGCATCGCACAAGAGTGCGGACTCAGCGCCGAGGAGGCGCGGGGAGCGCTCGATGCGGGGACGTACGACGAGCGCCTCCATCAGTTCCGTCACATGGCCTTGTCGTTTGGTATCGAAGCAACGCCCGCGGCTCTGATCTGCAATGAGCTTCTCATCGGCAGTCGACCGTACCGTGTGCTGGAGGAGTCGCTTCGCCATTGTCTGGTCGATGAGCGCACCATCACGGCGCAAGCGGCTCCGTAG
- the amrS gene encoding AmmeMemoRadiSam system radical SAM enzyme — protein MGHEALLWRAEGDRVRCLLCPNACLIAEGASGVCGARGVVAGRLEALTYGLVSSIAADPIEKKPVFHFHPGSRVLSVGGVGCSMRCGHCQNWQISRPRGDDGTVPLSSLDPERIPELARAQSCSGVAWTYNEPTIWPEFVLDGARAAKAAGLYTVMVTNGYVTAEGLDLFAGHVDVWRTDVKGYYDQTYQALCHVGHGSAVRAAAERASAVHGMHVECVTNVVPGINDSDDELRAVAAWIASALGVDTPWHVTRFVPYLEFAHLPPTPVADLERARRIGREEGLSFVYLGNVDVVGGADTLCPVCQAVAVHRSGFACDASGLDSRGRCVACRHELRIVR, from the coding sequence GTGGGTCACGAAGCTCTTCTGTGGAGGGCGGAGGGTGACCGCGTCCGTTGTCTCCTGTGCCCCAACGCATGCCTCATCGCCGAGGGCGCTTCGGGCGTGTGTGGTGCACGTGGCGTGGTCGCAGGTCGCCTCGAGGCGCTGACGTACGGTCTGGTCAGCTCGATTGCGGCCGATCCCATCGAGAAGAAGCCGGTGTTCCATTTTCACCCGGGCAGCCGGGTGCTGTCAGTGGGTGGCGTTGGCTGCTCGATGCGATGCGGGCACTGTCAGAACTGGCAGATCTCACGGCCCAGAGGCGACGACGGCACCGTGCCGCTATCCTCGCTGGATCCCGAGCGGATACCTGAACTCGCTCGTGCGCAGAGTTGTTCGGGGGTTGCCTGGACCTACAACGAGCCGACGATATGGCCCGAGTTCGTGCTCGACGGTGCACGTGCGGCGAAAGCGGCGGGTCTCTACACGGTCATGGTCACGAACGGCTACGTGACGGCGGAGGGCTTGGATCTGTTCGCCGGACACGTCGATGTCTGGCGCACCGACGTGAAGGGGTACTACGACCAGACCTACCAAGCGCTCTGTCATGTGGGCCATGGTTCGGCCGTTAGAGCCGCAGCCGAGCGCGCTTCTGCCGTGCATGGCATGCACGTGGAGTGCGTCACCAACGTCGTTCCCGGAATCAACGACTCCGATGACGAACTCCGTGCCGTGGCCGCTTGGATCGCCTCCGCTCTCGGTGTCGACACGCCGTGGCACGTGACTCGGTTCGTGCCGTACCTGGAGTTCGCGCATCTGCCGCCGACCCCCGTCGCAGATCTTGAGCGAGCGCGGCGGATCGGTCGCGAGGAGGGACTGTCTTTTGTCTACCTCGGTAACGTGGACGTGGTCGGAGGGGCGGATACGCTCTGCCCCGTCTGCCAGGCCGTGGCCGTGCACCGATCGGGGTTCGCGTGCGATGCATCAGGTCTCGATAGCCGTGGTCGGTGCGTCGCATGCCGGCATGAGTTGCGCATCGTGCGCTGA
- a CDS encoding metallophosphoesterase family protein has protein sequence MADEVAATPCLVGLLSDTHGVLDERVAVAFEGVEAIIHAGDVCAPHVLRDLESLAPVTAVAGNCDHAATPGMDLDYVARTRIGGVRFLVIHDFSDLGPIPEDVDVVVCGHSHVPRCEWHGCVLVVNPGSSSQRRRQPSRTVGVLEVRDRAVGEFRLIPLDEIC, from the coding sequence TTGGCCGACGAGGTAGCCGCCACACCCTGTCTCGTGGGTCTGCTCTCGGATACGCACGGAGTGCTCGACGAGCGCGTCGCGGTGGCATTCGAGGGGGTCGAGGCCATCATCCACGCCGGTGACGTGTGCGCTCCCCACGTGCTTCGGGATCTGGAGTCCCTCGCGCCGGTGACCGCGGTGGCCGGCAACTGCGATCACGCGGCGACTCCCGGCATGGACCTCGACTACGTCGCCCGCACACGCATCGGCGGCGTCCGATTCCTCGTGATCCACGATTTCTCGGACCTAGGACCGATTCCTGAGGATGTCGATGTCGTGGTCTGCGGCCACTCGCACGTTCCTCGATGCGAATGGCACGGGTGCGTGCTGGTGGTGAATCCCGGGTCGTCCTCACAGCGCAGGCGTCAACCGAGTCGCACGGTCGGGGTGCTTGAGGTGAGAGACAGGGCGGTCGGGGAGTTCAGACTCATTCCCCTTGATGAGATCTGCTAG